One Pyrus communis chromosome 4, drPyrComm1.1, whole genome shotgun sequence genomic region harbors:
- the LOC137732662 gene encoding uncharacterized protein: MESEGIEHRTVHVNGINMHVAEKGNGPLILFIHGFPDLWYCWRHQILTLSALGYRAVAPDLRGYGDTDAPVSPSSYTCFHMVGDLVALLDAIAPDQEQVFVVAHDWGAIIAWYLCLFRPDRVKALVSLSVQFRPRNPQRKFIEMVQAAYGDDYYMCRFQTHTGVGELVYPLALESMEIIVVSIAEESWTAGTTEIILSLPPVLGTWQEFAQMGTPIVLPSWLSEDDVKYYATKFDKTGFTGPVNYYRNLDVNWELTAPWTEAQVKVPVKFIVGDQDLTYNSQGAQDFIHKGGFKKYVPLLEEVVVLEGVAHFLQQEKPDEISKHIHDFVKKFH; the protein is encoded by the exons ATGGAGTCGGAGGGAATAGAGCACCGAACGGTCCATGTGAACGGCATCAACATGCACGTCGCCGAGAAAGGGAATGGCCCACTCATCCTCTTCATCCACGGCTTTCCCGATCTCTGGTACTGCTGGCGCCACCAAATCCTCACCCTCTCCGCCCTCGGCTACCGCGCCGTCGCCCCCGACCTCCGAGGGTATGGCGACACCGACGCCCCCGTCTCCCCCTCCAGCTACACCTGCTTCCACATGGTTGGAGACCTCGTGGCGCTCCTGGACGCCATCGCACCCGATCAGGAGCAGGTGTTCGTGGTAGCCCACGACTGGGGCGCCATCATCGCTTGGTACCTCTGCCTGTTCCGGCCCGACCGGGTCAAAGCCTTGGTCAGCTTGAGCGTGCAGTTTCGGCCGCGAAACCCTCAGAGGAAGTTCATCGAAATGGTTCAAGCTGCTTATGGCGATGACTATTACATGTGCAGATTTCAG acccatacgggtgttggggaattggtttaccctctcgcactggagagcatggaaATCATTGTCGTGAGTATAGCTGAGGAAAGCTGGACTGCTGGGACAACCGAAATAATCCTTAGCTTGCCCCCAGTTCTTGGTACTTGG CAAGAGTTTGCTCAGATGGGCACTCCTATTGTCTTGCCAAGTTGGTTGTCTGAGGATGACGTGAAATACTACGCCACCAAATTTGACAAGACGGGCTTCACCGGCCCCGTAAACTACTATCGGAATTTGGACGT AAACTGGGAACTAACTGCCCCATGGACTGAGGCTCAAGTGAAAGTTCCAGTGAAGTTTATCGTGGGAGATCAGGACCTGACCTACAACTCTCAAGGTGCTCAGGACTTCATACACAAAGGCGGGTTCAAGAAATATGTGCCGCTTCTGGAAGAAGTAGTTGTACTGGAAGGAGTTGCCCATTTTCTGCAACAAGAGAAGCCTGATGAAATCAGCAAACACATTCACGACTTCGTCAAGAAATTCCATTAG
- the LOC137731744 gene encoding oxaloacetate tautomerase FAHD1, mitochondrial produces MAATALEKLLQAGTKIVGVGRNYAAHAKELGNAVPKEPVLFLKPTSSYLKNGGTIEVPHPLLSLDHEVELAVIISQKARDVPQSTAMDYVAGYALALDMTAREIQASAKSAGLPWTIAKGQDTFTPISSALPKEMVPNPDDIELWLKVDGELRQKGSTKDMIFKLPFLISHISSIMTLLEGDVILTGTPQGVGPVKIGQKITAGITNLVDVQFNVEKRKSQASS; encoded by the exons ATGGCAGCGACGGCGTTAGAGAAGCTTTTGCAAGCGGGCACTAAGATCGTCGGAGTCGGCAGAAACTACGCCGCCCACGCCAAAGAACTCGGCAACGCCGTCCCCAAG GAGCCCGTGCTTTTCCTCAAACCGACGTCGTCTTACTTGAAGAACGGCGGCACGATCGAAGTCCCTCACCCTCTGTTGTCGTTGGACCATGAGGTAGAGCTGGCGGTGATAATCTCCCAGAAAGCTCGCGATGTTCCGCAATCCACAGCCATGGATTACGTCGCCg GTTATGCACTTGCTCTGGATATGACTGCCAGAGAAATTCAAGCTTCTGCTAAG TCTGCAGGTCTTCCATGGACCATAGCTAAGGGGCAGGACACCTTCACACCAATCAGTTCCGCA CTGCCCAAGGAAATGGTGCCAAACCCGGATGATATAGAGTTGTGGCTGAAG GTAGATGGAGAATTGAGGCAGAAAGGCTCAACCAAGGACATGATATTTAAACTCCCGTTTCTCATCAGCCACATAAGTTCCATTATGACACTTCTCGAAGGAGATGTAATACTAACAG GCACTCCCCAAGGTGTTGGCCCAGTAAAAATAGGTCAAAAGATAACTGCTGGCATAACCAACCTCGTGGATGTTCAGTTCAATGTCGAAAAACGGAAGAGCCAAGCAAGTTCTTGA
- the LOC137732663 gene encoding protein GAMETE EXPRESSED 2, producing MAVEMHLLISLLALSFRLSLFEFVSDEAAMPEFTFSWMDDNDTFRAGNIATIRIRALNNFDKLDKNKFKPTLTVNGKPGNCSFVSGVLSDFEGDPSSWKLFFTAITAGAFNVMINEDRYKVFDSSLHFQVHPGQIYPSSCVASWMGFNNEFEAGTKARVMILPKDAFGNNVSKNSEDPRLHNFTVSAVYANGSIANMPDITHLGWNDFGYIILEFIVVKAGDLLLYVGDGDQTLNGSPLPLKVNPGPLEVSNCAVKWNFEPNAWQLYSKMEIFIHQQDRYGNLVPGLYAFDAEVVEIETNLSIPVADLHFEEVVAGIQLFSFSNLEPGNFLLTISDMKHYKSISNMPYAYTVFVGYCNGTNSVVNGSGLNSSTAGVLAEFSVYLNDAFQYPSPVEIERLEVQIVRENDSYNVQSSIFPMQTINVYISKLGSGPARALRYGATSQIEIAPSPSMDPINSVRSIRSVGSFSALVTAFNVVYTPTKSGIYNIYVFCGNILLNGGHSFTMEVKGGKVNTSLSEVVKFSPKVRKMINNEVLVQLVDSFYNPLLSQQSRLKLEIASVNSSGFSNSMFMDNNDGSYTVQYLAENVGSYEICASFDGKRISPCPFGINVYTSEYFPRAYIDTISVWEDESIAFDVLANDYFAGNNASVVEYSKPDRGSLLEYGRLLRYTPHKDYYGNDSFVYTMSDVNGNLATAAVNIYVLTIPPQFVSFPSELQATEDEISPRFGGFHGFEIRYSDVMENISVNLTAQSGTVFLSPMVVQFWEPVWTGLSVYTSDGDAKGLILVGCVEVINFALQSIQYFGNENFCGYDTIRVSTRNRNGVNKLDVPVFVEPINDPPFIHAPEYIILKSNEDKSPIYDREKDKFEVCIGDPDLLAFPGNESLFRVTFSVEVNDGYLATSLPAELISTTELKLKNSYQWLPLQTYVSISKHFMVRAKGVRFQGTFNDCNAVMRQLFYHGGEQDAILTVKLNDMGNYGCYFNCDDKISVPLQAEASVNLIRRRPMSSLVAHGLGSAIVIESSIVFLLGAVLLFFTCKCAAHLVHERRNKATRAPEQASAPSLRKGMLRTNLPANADTGVCSSPLLGSQHPNFRQRSHRQSGDEESGKAECQLLHSGSGRSQETPTTPSFMPLALDKEQSETV from the exons ATGGCAGTCGAAATGCACTTACTCATATCCCTCTTGGCTCTCTCTTTTCGCCTTTCCTTGTTCGAATTTGTTTCAGACGAAGCAGCGATGCCGGAGTTCACTTTCAGTTGGATGGATGACAATGACACCTTCCGAGCCGGCAACATTGCAACCATAAGAATCAGAGCGCTGAACAACTTTGACAAGCTCGACAAGAACAAGTTTAAACCTACTCTTACGGTGAATGGGAAGCCCGGGAATTGCTCCTTCGTGTCGGGTGTTCTTTCGGATTTTGAAGGAGACCCTAGCAGTTGGAAACTCTTCTTTACTGCCATAACCGCCGGGGCATTTAACGTTATGATCAACGAGGATCGCTACAAAGTGTTTGATTCTTCTCTGCATTTTCAAGTTCATCCag GGCAAATATACCCGTCTTCGTGTGTTGCTTCGTGGATGGGTTTCAACAATGAATTCGAAGCAGGGACTAAAGCTAGGGTAATGATACTTCCAAAGGACGCGTTTGGAAATAATGTCTCCAAAAACAGTGAAGATCCAAGATTACATAATTTTACAGTGTCTGCAGTCTATGCAAATGGTTCCATAGCGAACATGCCAGACATCACGCATTTGGGTTGGAATGATTTCGGTTATATCATCTTGGAGTTCATTGTGGTGAAAGCCGGTGATCTCTTGTTGTACGTGGGAGATGGTGATCAGACCTTGAATGGCTCTCCCCTACCGCTTAAGGTGAACCCAG GACCACTAGAAGTTTCCAATTGTGCGGTGAAATGGAATTTTGAACCAAATGCGTGGCAGTTATATTCGAAGATGGAAATCTTTATACATCAGCAAGATCGATATGGGAACCTCGTTCCTGGTCTGTATGCATTTGACGCTGAAGTTGTAGAGATAGAGACAAATTTGTCTATACCTGTTGCAGATTTGCACTTTGAAGAAGTGGTGGCTGGAATTCAGTTGTTTTCCTTTAGCAATCTAGAACCGGGGAACTTCTTGCTCACTATATCCGATATGAAGCATTATAAGAGTATCTCTAATATGCCATATGCTTATACTGTCTTTGTCG GTTATTGCAACGGGACAAACAGCGTTGTCAATGGATCTGGTTTAAACAGTTCTACTGCTGGTGTGCTAGCAGAGTTTTCAGTTTATTTGAATGATGCTTTTCAATATCCCTCTCCTGTTGAAATAGAACGGCTCGAAGTACAAATTGTAAGGGAAAATGACTCCTATAATGTGCAGTCAAGCATATTTCCTATGCAAACCATCAATG TTTATATCTCTAAGTTAGGGAGTGGACCTGCTCGAGCGTTAAGATATGGTGCAACCAGCCAGATAGAAATCGCTCCATCACCATCTATGGACCCAATAAATTCTGTAAGAAGTATCcgt TCTGTTGGGAGCTTCAGCGCCCTGGTAACTGCTTTCAATGTGGTGTATACACCCACCAAGAGTGGGATCTATAACATCTACGTATTTTGTGGAAATATTCTACTCAATGGCGGTCATTCGTTTACAATGGAAGTAAAAGGAG GAAAGGTTAACACATCACTCTCAGAAGTAGTCAAATTTTCTCCCAAGGTGCGGAAGATGATTAACAATGAAGTATTAGTGCAGCTCGTGGATTCATTTTATAATCCTCTCTTGTCACAACAATCTAGGCTGAAACTAGAGATTGCTTCAGTTAACAGTTCTGGCTTTTCAAATTCCATGTTTATGGATAACAATGATGGCTCATACACCGTTCAATATCTGGCTGAGAATGTTGGTAGTTATGAGATATGCGCTTCATTTGACGGCAAACGCATCTCTCCCTGCCCCTTTGGGATCAATGTCTACACCA GCGAATATTTTCCCAGAGCCTACATTGATACAATATCTGTCTGGGAGGACGAGTCAATCGCTTTTGATGTTTTAGCAAACGACTACTTTGCTGGAAATAATGCAAGTGTTGTCGAATACTCAAAG CCAGATCGTGGTTCCCTTCTTGAGTATGGAAGACTACTCCGCTACACGCCTCATAAAGACTATTACGGCAATGATTCCTTTGTGTACACAATGTCTGATGTAAACGGAAATCTTGCTACTGCTGCTGTAAACATATATGTTCTCACTATCCCGccccaatttgtttcttttccaaGCGAACTACAAGCAACTGAAGACGAGATTAGTCCCAGATTCGG TGGTTTCCACGGGTTTGAGATAAGGTATTCGGATGTGATGGAGAACATCTCTGTTAATCTCACTGCGCAATCTGGGACAGTCTTTCTGTCTCCTATGGTAGTGCAATTCTGGGAGCCAGTTTGGACAGGACTTTCTGTATACACATCAGATGGAGATGCAAAGGGTTTGATTTTAGTAGGCTGTGTGGAAGTAATTAATTTTGCCCTTCAGTCAATTCAATACTTCGG GAACGAGAACTTTTGTGGCTACGATACAATTCGAGTGTCTACGAGGAACAGGAATGGAGTAAATAAATTGGATGTTCCAGTTTTTGTGGAACCTATTAACGATCCTCCATTTATTCATGCTCCTGAATACATTATTTTGAAAAGTAATGAAGACAAGTCACCGATATACGACAGAGAAAAAGACAAGTTTGAGGTCTGCATTGGCGATCCAGATCTTCTTGCGTTCCCTG GTAACGAGTCCCTTTTCAGAGTCACATTTTCCGTGGAAGTTAATGACGGATATTTGGCAACCAGCCTACCAGCTGAGCTCATCTCTACAACCGAACTGAAGCTCAAGAATAGTTATCAGTGGCTACCTCTTCAGACATATGTCAGCATCTCAAAACATTTCATGGTGAGAGCTAAGGGAGTTAGATTTCAAGGAACATTTAATGACTGCAACGCTGTGATGCGACAGCTCTTTTATCAT GGCGGAGAACAGGATGCAATCTTGACAGTGAAATTGAATGACATGGGAAACTACGGATGCTATTTTAATTGTGATGATAAGATATCGGTGCCTTTACAGGCTGAGGCTTCTGTTAATCTAATAAGGCGAAGGCCAATGAGTTCGCTTGTGGCTCACG GCTTGGGGTCAGCTATTGTCATCGAATCCAGTATAGTGTTTTTGCTCGGAGCAGTGCTACTATTTTTCACATGCAAATGTGCAGCTCACCTTGTACATGAAAGAAGAAACAAAGCCACCAGGGCACCAGAGCAGGCAAGCGCACCTAGTTTGCGCAAAGGAATG TTGAGGACAAATCTACCAGCAAATGCAGACACCGGTGTTTGTTCAAGCCCTTTGCTTGGCAGCCAACATCCCAACTTTCGCCAACG GTCGCATCGTCAATCTGGAGACGAGGAATCTGGCAAGGCAGAATGTCAGCTACTCCATTCCGGTAGCGGACGCAGTCAGGAAACTCCTACTACCCCTAGTTTTATGCCCCTTGCTCTTGACAAGGAACAAAGTGAAACAGTTTGA